A genomic region of uncultured Paludibaculum sp. contains the following coding sequences:
- a CDS encoding DUF4350 domain-containing protein, which yields MLGGLSATDRRLVILCGAAVVPLVVATAFVQSSPSETRSVVPSTYSTAPGGAQAAYLLLQDLGHPVSRREEPLERLVSPGQGSLLILAEPSETPTAADRAALARFVETGGRVLFCGRGAEGFLPAAPKTGSDWSLVPRSYLAAWPGRYTSGARTVKLEPRAKLDSRGKPLVVLYGPPQDPAIVAWRFGLGEILWWASAGPLTNEAIHLDSNLRVFLNAIAGPGGSGGTRVYWDEYFHGQHGSLWAYVARSPARWLVWQCVFAALIALLAFSRRWGPVVPPIVESRLSPLEFVDTLGALYERAGAASIGVGAAYRQLRLQLTQRLALAGTIQDARLAEAAAHRLGWNQADLTATLQQASEARHIEQLAPREALALIQQLEEYSQRLSARTKLTLETR from the coding sequence ATGCTCGGTGGACTAAGCGCCACCGACCGCCGTCTGGTCATCCTCTGCGGTGCCGCGGTGGTGCCGCTGGTGGTGGCGACTGCCTTTGTACAGTCCTCGCCTTCCGAGACCCGCAGTGTGGTTCCCTCCACTTACTCGACCGCGCCGGGAGGGGCTCAAGCCGCCTACCTTTTGCTGCAGGATCTCGGCCATCCCGTCTCGCGCCGGGAAGAGCCGCTGGAGCGTCTTGTGTCTCCGGGCCAAGGCTCGCTTCTCATCCTGGCGGAGCCATCCGAAACGCCCACGGCGGCCGATCGTGCGGCGCTGGCGCGCTTTGTGGAGACCGGTGGGCGCGTCCTGTTCTGCGGGCGCGGCGCGGAGGGCTTCCTGCCTGCGGCGCCGAAGACTGGTTCAGACTGGTCGCTTGTCCCGCGGTCCTACCTGGCCGCCTGGCCCGGACGCTACACAAGCGGTGCGCGCACGGTCAAGTTGGAACCTCGAGCCAAACTCGATAGCCGGGGCAAGCCGCTGGTTGTCCTGTACGGACCCCCGCAGGATCCCGCCATCGTGGCTTGGCGTTTCGGCCTGGGTGAGATTCTCTGGTGGGCCTCGGCCGGCCCGCTCACCAATGAGGCCATCCACCTGGACTCCAACCTGCGAGTGTTTCTCAATGCCATCGCCGGTCCCGGCGGCTCCGGCGGGACCCGTGTGTATTGGGACGAGTACTTCCACGGCCAGCATGGCTCGCTGTGGGCCTACGTGGCGCGCAGTCCGGCCCGCTGGCTCGTGTGGCAGTGCGTCTTCGCGGCGCTCATCGCCCTGCTGGCGTTCAGCCGCCGTTGGGGTCCGGTGGTTCCACCCATTGTCGAGTCCCGGCTTTCGCCGCTCGAGTTTGTCGATACCTTGGGCGCGCTCTATGAACGCGCCGGTGCTGCCTCCATCGGCGTCGGCGCCGCTTACCGCCAACTGCGCCTGCAGCTCACGCAGCGCCTGGCCTTGGCCGGCACTATCCAGGATGCCCGCCTGGCCGAGGCGGCCGCGCATCGTTTGGGCTGGAATCAGGCCGATCTGACCGCGACCTTGCAGCAGGCCTCCGAGGCGCGGCACATTGAACAGCTCGCGCCCCGTGAAGCGCTGGCGCTCATCCAGCAGCTGGAAGAGTACAGCCAGCGTCTCAGCGCTCGTACGAAACTGACTTTGGAGACCCGATAA
- a CDS encoding RDD family protein, with translation MSPSPSSSQPPSPSLFDVHTIETPEQTRLQFQIAGIGSRFLALAIDTLIQIAASVAGLFILSITGSQLFGVFNYIPQQWWTAAIIAFNFVLYYAYFTVFEIVWRGQTPGKRIIGIRVIKESGRPLAPAETIGRNLLRIVDQLPGIYAVGLVAAMLNGQSKRLGDYVAGSIVIRERKQESMWQGLDEIEPPSGALAGHRLSPGHVALIETFAVRRSELPAELRGQMAHQILLKIQAAGEVPPGLSGSPEAMLDELLRAHRASASYL, from the coding sequence ATGTCGCCAAGTCCATCCAGTTCGCAGCCACCAAGCCCATCGCTGTTCGACGTCCACACCATCGAGACGCCGGAGCAGACCCGGCTTCAATTCCAGATCGCGGGCATCGGGAGCCGTTTTCTGGCGCTGGCCATCGATACGTTGATTCAGATCGCGGCCAGCGTAGCTGGGCTCTTCATTCTATCCATCACCGGTTCACAACTGTTTGGGGTGTTCAACTACATTCCTCAACAATGGTGGACCGCTGCCATCATCGCCTTCAATTTCGTCCTGTACTACGCCTACTTCACCGTCTTCGAGATCGTGTGGCGCGGGCAGACGCCCGGCAAGCGGATCATCGGGATTCGAGTCATCAAGGAGAGCGGCCGGCCGCTTGCTCCGGCTGAGACCATCGGCCGCAACCTATTGCGGATCGTGGACCAGTTGCCTGGCATCTACGCGGTGGGTCTGGTGGCTGCCATGCTCAACGGGCAGAGCAAGCGGCTGGGCGACTACGTGGCCGGGTCCATCGTCATCAGGGAACGGAAGCAGGAGTCGATGTGGCAAGGCCTCGACGAGATTGAGCCGCCGTCGGGAGCACTGGCTGGACACCGCCTGTCTCCGGGTCACGTCGCACTCATCGAGACGTTCGCCGTCCGGCGCTCAGAACTGCCTGCTGAGTTGCGAGGACAGATGGCCCACCAGATTCTGCTGAAGATCCAGGCGGCGGGTGAGGTGCCACCGGGCCTTTCGGGCTCGCCGGAGGCGATGTTGGACGAACTGCTGCGGGCCCATCGCGCCTCTGCCAGCTACCTGTAG
- a CDS encoding DUF58 domain-containing protein translates to MTGSLAPPHMQAPAEHRRRLPFAFGHRFFLALLPGLLWLAPAWRWPGAVAGLWVWDALILAAWLYDLLRLPAPGQLRLTRAWDGPLFLGRGTRVTVTLQNTSACAIRVRLVDVVPPGLADDVVKLLLDVGPAGSASSEYGVIGRVRGDLAVGDLFLRYQSPLGLAERWAVAPLAQSVRVLPDLPQARTDALAVAHHKQAEIEQRRRQLRGLGREFETLREYRQGDDLRDICWTATARRHHLVTRTYTAERSQTLWLVVDAGRLSRTLVEQPGTSLRLTKLDYAGNAALTLAVLASQCGDKVGLLAYGRAVQQSIAPGRGPLHLRALVESIAGVRAEALEAQHARAARALLKAQSRRALVVWITDFAETPGTPDVIEHAVQLSSRHLVVFAALSQPDLAAVAARTPQSKEEMYRHAAALEIVQRREVMMRSLRQQGILALDLHPDNLSTSLLNEYLRVKDRSLL, encoded by the coding sequence ATGACGGGGTCGCTCGCACCGCCGCACATGCAGGCTCCAGCGGAGCACCGGCGGCGGCTGCCCTTCGCCTTCGGCCACCGTTTCTTCCTGGCCCTGCTACCCGGTCTTCTGTGGCTTGCGCCGGCCTGGCGTTGGCCCGGCGCCGTCGCCGGACTCTGGGTCTGGGACGCGTTGATCCTCGCCGCCTGGCTCTACGACCTGCTGCGTCTGCCCGCCCCAGGTCAACTGCGACTCACTCGCGCCTGGGACGGCCCGCTTTTCCTCGGCCGGGGCACGCGCGTGACGGTCACACTGCAAAACACTAGCGCTTGCGCCATACGGGTGCGGCTGGTGGATGTCGTTCCACCGGGTTTAGCGGATGACGTTGTGAAGCTCCTGCTCGACGTCGGGCCAGCAGGCAGCGCCTCGTCCGAATACGGTGTGATCGGTCGCGTTCGTGGTGACCTCGCTGTGGGCGATCTGTTCCTCCGATATCAGTCGCCCCTCGGGCTGGCTGAGCGCTGGGCCGTGGCGCCTCTGGCACAGTCGGTCAGGGTGTTGCCCGACCTGCCCCAGGCCCGGACGGATGCCCTGGCAGTCGCCCACCACAAGCAGGCCGAGATCGAGCAGCGCCGCCGGCAGCTTCGCGGGCTGGGTCGTGAGTTCGAAACCCTGCGGGAGTACCGGCAGGGTGACGACCTTCGTGACATCTGCTGGACCGCCACCGCGCGGCGTCATCATCTGGTGACGCGCACCTACACGGCTGAGCGCAGTCAGACACTCTGGCTGGTGGTGGACGCCGGCCGCCTGTCGCGCACGCTGGTCGAGCAGCCTGGTACGTCCTTGCGCCTCACCAAGCTTGACTACGCCGGGAACGCCGCGTTGACGCTGGCGGTGCTCGCCAGCCAGTGCGGTGACAAAGTGGGTCTGCTGGCCTATGGCCGCGCTGTACAGCAATCCATCGCTCCTGGCCGCGGCCCGCTGCACCTGCGTGCCTTGGTGGAATCCATCGCCGGAGTCCGGGCCGAGGCACTGGAGGCACAACACGCCCGGGCGGCCCGTGCCTTATTGAAGGCGCAGAGCCGTCGCGCTTTGGTGGTCTGGATCACTGACTTTGCGGAAACTCCGGGTACGCCCGATGTGATCGAGCACGCGGTGCAGCTCAGCAGCCGGCATCTGGTCGTGTTCGCCGCACTGAGTCAACCCGATTTGGCGGCCGTCGCCGCACGCACGCCCCAATCGAAGGAGGAGATGTACCGGCATGCAGCCGCGCTCGAGATCGTTCAGCGGCGTGAGGTCATGATGCGCTCCCTGCGGCAGCAGGGCATCCTGGCGCTCGATCTCCATCCGGACAATCTCTCGACGTCCCTGCTCAATGAGTATCTGCGCGTGAAGGACCGGAGCCTGTTGTAG
- a CDS encoding stage II sporulation protein M, translating into MVSTAWTRKRQPHWKRLEQLIGVASGGLTKLNHGELREFGLLYRQTAADLSTVLEDSSSAQLAHYLNDLLGRGHNLLYMGQRPRLSGIIDFYAAVYPAVFRQTLPLTALATAIFFVSATVGWVVTASDPAFAHRVLGPQMMVSIEQHEMWTHSVVAMKPVAASQITTNNLSVAFAACAGGITILGSLWLMIFNGLMLGVVGAATYAAGMALPLWSFVAPHGVLELPAIFIAGGAGFEITRGLLFPGLLPRRASLAQAGGRAVRLMLGTLPLLLIAGTIEGFFSASATPVVMKFALAAVLFSCLCVYLFGRWSTTGSGPSRADTH; encoded by the coding sequence ATGGTTTCTACTGCCTGGACTCGAAAGCGGCAACCTCACTGGAAGCGCCTGGAACAACTCATCGGGGTTGCCTCGGGCGGGCTCACCAAACTCAATCATGGCGAATTGCGGGAATTCGGGCTGCTTTACCGGCAGACCGCGGCTGACCTCTCGACCGTACTCGAAGACAGCTCCAGTGCGCAACTGGCACATTATCTGAACGATCTTCTGGGCCGCGGTCACAATCTGCTCTACATGGGTCAGCGGCCCAGGCTCTCGGGCATCATCGATTTCTATGCCGCGGTGTATCCGGCGGTCTTTCGCCAAACCCTGCCGCTGACCGCGCTCGCCACAGCCATCTTCTTCGTGTCCGCGACTGTGGGCTGGGTGGTCACGGCGAGTGACCCGGCCTTTGCGCACCGGGTTCTTGGTCCACAGATGATGGTGAGCATCGAACAACATGAGATGTGGACGCACTCCGTGGTGGCCATGAAGCCGGTGGCCGCGTCACAGATCACGACGAACAATCTCAGCGTGGCCTTCGCGGCCTGTGCCGGCGGCATCACCATACTAGGTTCGTTGTGGCTGATGATCTTCAATGGATTGATGCTGGGCGTGGTAGGCGCAGCCACGTATGCCGCCGGTATGGCTTTACCGCTGTGGAGCTTCGTCGCGCCGCACGGCGTGTTGGAGCTGCCGGCCATTTTCATCGCCGGTGGAGCTGGATTCGAGATCACGCGCGGGCTGCTGTTTCCGGGCCTGTTGCCACGCCGAGCGTCGTTGGCACAAGCCGGCGGACGGGCCGTCCGCCTGATGCTGGGCACCTTGCCGCTGCTGCTGATCGCAGGCACTATTGAAGGGTTCTTCTCGGCATCGGCCACGCCGGTGGTGATGAAGTTCGCGCTGGCGGCCGTGTTGTTCTCCTGTCTGTGCGTCTATCTGTTCGGGCGCTGGTCTACAACAGGCTCCGGTCCTTCACGCGCAGATACTCATTGA
- a CDS encoding MoxR family ATPase: MQHFSSLCAHVRGELAKVLIGQSEVVDQLLVVLACGGHALIEGEPGLAKTLAVKALARVCGLEFRRIQCTPDLMPADITGTNVFNLGTSGFDLHRGPIFTDLLLVDEINRTPPRTQSALLEAMEEGQASIDGVCHRLPPGFTVLATQNPIEFEGTYPLPEAQLDRFLLKIRIQYPSEAQEVEILSRYDQGFDPRRLQSMPVEPLPEGLLTLARGEVAEVKVEPTLCSYAVSIVRRTRDWPAIALGASPRAAIGLFFVARALAAMDGRDYMLPDDIKTAALPVLRHRLMLKPDAALDGLTPDLVIQQVLASVDIPQVYKK, translated from the coding sequence TTGCAGCACTTTTCCAGTCTTTGCGCTCATGTCCGCGGCGAATTGGCCAAGGTCCTCATCGGCCAGTCCGAGGTGGTCGACCAGTTGCTCGTCGTTCTCGCCTGCGGTGGGCACGCCCTGATAGAAGGCGAGCCGGGCCTCGCCAAGACCCTTGCCGTGAAGGCTCTGGCTCGTGTGTGCGGCCTCGAGTTCCGCCGCATTCAGTGCACGCCGGACCTCATGCCGGCCGACATCACTGGCACCAACGTCTTCAACCTGGGCACCAGCGGTTTCGACCTGCACCGCGGGCCCATCTTTACTGATCTCCTGCTTGTCGATGAGATCAACCGTACTCCGCCCCGCACCCAGTCCGCGCTTCTTGAGGCGATGGAGGAGGGCCAGGCCAGCATCGACGGGGTCTGCCATCGCTTGCCCCCGGGTTTCACCGTCCTGGCCACGCAGAACCCGATCGAGTTCGAAGGCACCTACCCGCTGCCCGAGGCCCAGCTCGACCGCTTCTTATTGAAGATCCGCATTCAATACCCCTCTGAGGCCCAGGAGGTCGAGATCCTCTCGCGCTACGACCAGGGCTTCGATCCCCGGCGCCTGCAGTCGATGCCGGTAGAGCCTCTGCCGGAGGGCCTGCTCACCTTGGCGCGAGGCGAGGTGGCCGAGGTGAAGGTCGAGCCGACTCTCTGCTCCTATGCGGTTTCCATCGTGCGCCGCACGCGCGACTGGCCGGCCATCGCGCTGGGCGCCAGCCCGCGTGCCGCCATCGGGCTCTTCTTTGTGGCCCGTGCGCTAGCCGCCATGGATGGCCGGGACTACATGCTGCCGGATGACATCAAGACCGCGGCCCTGCCCGTCCTGCGCCACCGGCTGATGTTGAAACCCGATGCGGCCCTCGACGGCTTGACGCCCGATCTCGTGATCCAGCAGGTGTTGGCCTCCGTGGACATTCCTCAGGTCTATAAGAAATGA